The Burkholderiales bacterium genome includes a region encoding these proteins:
- a CDS encoding BON domain-containing protein: KSAEINVETFKGVVQLSGFVSTQANIYKAVEVTRGVKGVKSVKNDMRVK; this comes from the coding sequence GAAATCCGCTGAAATCAACGTCGAAACCTTCAAAGGCGTAGTTCAGTTGAGCGGCTTCGTCAGCACCCAGGCCAATATATACAAAGCGGTCGAGGTGACGCGCGGCGTCAAGGGTGTGAAGTCCGTCAAGAACGACATGCGCGTCAAGTAA